The DNA region GATCGTGAAAACGGTCAATTCGAATTACTGGCAGAACGTGCAGAAAGGAGCAAACGCCGCACTTGCCGACGCGAAGGGCTACACGATGACCTTCCAGGGGCCCGCTGCAGAGTCCGACATCACCGACGAAGTCAACATGGTCGTGAATGCCGTGAACCGGCACGTCGCGGGCATCGTACTCGCGCCGTCCGATCCCGATGCGCTCGTGCCCGCGATCAAGCAGGCCTGGAATGCACATATCCCCGTCGTGATCATCGACTCCGCCATTGCCGATTCCGGCAAGCCTTACTACCAGTCGTTCCTGACGACCGACAATGAGAAGGCGGGCGAGCTGTGCGCGAAGGCGCTGATCGATCGCGTCGGGCAAACCGGCAAGATCGCGATCATGTCCTATGTACCGGGCGCGGGTTCGGAAGTCAGCCGCGTGGGCGGGTTCCGGAAATACATCGAGAGCCACTCGAAGCTGCAGATCGTCGGGCCGTATTACTCGCAATCGCAGATGGCGATGGCCTTGAACCAGACCACCGACGTGCTGTCCGCCAATCCCGACCTGAAAGGCATCTTCGGCGCGAATGAGCCGACCGCGGTCGGCGTGGGCCGCGCACTCAAGCAGTCGGGCAAGGCAGGCAAGCTCATCGCGATCGGTTTCGACGGCAACGAGGACCTGCAGGGGTTCGTGCGCGACGGCACGGTGCAGGCCATTGCTGTCCAGGGCTCGTGGCAGATGGGACACAAGGGCATCGAGACGGTCGTCGGCGTGATCGAGCACAAGCCGGTGCCGAAGCTCGTCGATACCGGCGTCGTGATGGTCGACAAACAGAACCTCGATTCGCCGCAAGCGAAGAACGTCCTTTACTGACAGAACCACGTTGAATCGTGACCGTCCCGCAGCGTCAAGGCGCGCTGCGGGTCCGGCCGATGGCTCGACGCATCGAACGGTGTTCCCTACCTGCTCATGAAGGCAATCGCAAAACGCAACTTGCCACGCGGCAGTCTGTCGCGCGCAGAACACCACGCCTCTTTCCTGCTCATGAGGATCTCCCTATGCTTAGCGTGATTTGCGAATCCCCCCGCGTGCTTCGCGCACACCAGTCCGACGTCCCCGAGCGCAAGCCCGGAGAAGTGTTGTTGCGCGTGAGCCGCGTCGGCATCTGCGGCACCGATCTCCACATCTTCACGGGCAATCAGCCGTACCTCGAATATCCGCGCGTAATGGGCCATGAACTGTCGGGCGTCGTCGTCGAAGCGGATGGCGATGCGGGACTGGCTGTCGGCGACGGCGTCTATGTGATGCCGTATCTTTCTTGCGGAACATGCGTCGCCTGCCGCCAGGGCAAGACCAACTGTTGCGTGAACATCAAGGTGCTCGGCGTACACCGCGACGGCGCGATGACCGAGTATCTGAGCGTGCCCGCCCAGTTCGTCCACAAGGCAGAAGGCGTCTCGCTCGACCAGGCGGCCATGCTCGAATTCCTCGCCATCGGCGCGCACGCGGTACGGCGCGCGAACGTGCAGGCCGGGCAGCGGGTGCTCGTCGTGGGCGCCGGTCCGATCGGCATGGCGGCCATGATCTTTGCGAAGCTGCGCGGCGGCAACGTCGTGTGCCTCGATACACGCGCCGACCGGCTCTCGTTCTGCAGTTCGCAACTCCACATAAGCGCCGCCGTGTCCGTCGGACCCGACGACACCGCGCAACTGTCGTCGCTGACGAACGGAGAATTTTTCGATGTTGTTTTCGATGCAACCGGCAACATCGACGCGATGAACCGCGGCTTCGGCTTCGTCGCGCATGGCGGGACATACACGCTAATTTCGATCGTGCCCGGCCAGGTCAACTTTTCGGACCCGGAGTTCCACAAGCGGGAGACGACCTTGCTCGCGAGCCGCAACGCGACAGCAGCCGACTTCGAAATCGTGCTCGAGGCGATGCGCGCCGGCCAGATTCCGGACCGGGCGCTCAACACCCACCGCATGCGCCTTGCCGACGTGCCCGAAGCATTTCCTCGCCTGCTGGAGCCGGGGCAGACGGTCGTGAAAGCACTGGTCGAATGCTGAGCGAAGGCGCTGCGCAAACAGGATCGAACTCATGAGCGCACCGATACTTCAATTCGGCACCAGCCGCTTTCTTCTCGCGCATGTTGCGCTGTTTGTCTCGGAGGCGCTGGAACGCGGCGACGCGATTGGCGGCGTCAGCGTCGTGCAGACGACAGCGAATCCGGCGAGCCGCGCGCGGATTGCCGCGCTGTCCCATGCGGATCACTACCCCGTGCACATACGAGGTCGCGAAGCCGCAGGCGTGGTGGACCGGGTGGTCGAATGTCGCGCTGTGCGCAATGCGTGGGCAACCGATACCGACTGGGCCGCGATCCGTCGCGCAATGATCGACGACGTACGCGTTATCGTATCCAATACAGGCGATGCGGGTTACCAACTCGATGAGCGAGACACGGCCGACCTGCTATCGAACGATGCGCTCGTGCCGCACAGTTTTCCCGCGAAACTGTTGACGTTGCTGAACGCCCGCTGGCGCGAGCGCCCGCAGGACGGTGTGTCGATCTATCCGTGCGAACTCGTCGACAGAAACGGTGACGCCTTGCGCGATATCGTGCTTGGCTTGGCCCGGCAGTGGCTGCTGCCCGAACTTTTCATCCGCTATTTGCAGGAACATTGCGTCTGGGTAAATTCACTCGTCGACCGTATTGTTTCCGCGCCGATCGATCCCGTTGGCGCGATCGCGGAGCCATATGCGCTGTGGGCAATCGAACGGCGCGTGGGGATGGATCTTCCATGTGCACACGAGCAGATCGTGATCACCGATGACTTGCGCCGTTATGCACGGCTCAAGCTGTTTTTTCTCAATCTCGGTCATACGTGGCTTGCCGATCAATGGCTCGGCGAAAATCGCGCGTTGCAGGAAACGGTGTTGCAGGCGATGAATACGCCTCGCGTGCGCAGCGGGCTCGAGACGGTGTGGCATGACGAGGTGCTGCCCGTCTTCAGCGCGATGGGGCTGCAAAACGAAGCTGAGACTTATATCGATAGTGTTCGCGAGCGATTTCTGAATCCCTTTCTCGCCCATCGTCTTTCCGATATCGCCGCCAATCATCGTGAGAAGATCAGGCGCCGGATACTGCCGCTCGTAGAAATGGCCGATTCGCAGTCTTTGCCGCTGACGCAGCCGAGGTTGCGCAGATTACTGGTGGCCAACAATCTGCTGCTGGACGGCGAAGAAGTGAGCCGGTCGTCCTGATGGTCGCAATGGACTGTCAACGCGCAACGTCCTGACTGACCGGGTTGCGTCAAGCATGCGCGATGGCCGCCGCTCTGACGCAATTTCGACCTGCACGCTTCGCTTCGTAAAGCGCAAGGTCCGCCGCCTTCGTCAGTTCGTCCAAAGTGGTCGGGCATCCGCGTCGACCCGTTGCGCATCCGACGCTGACCGTGAAGGGATGAAGCCCGGCCGTTCCAGCCTCACGCCATGACGCCTCCAACGTCTCGCGTACACCTTCGGCGACGCGCAAAGCGTTCGCCGCATCGGTGTCGGGCAACACGGCCACGAATTCCTCGCCACCATAGCGGGCCGCGCAGTCACTGCGACGGCGGACGCGTTGCGCAATACAGCCGGCCAGATGCTTCAACGCCTTGTCGCCTTCCGCGTGACCGTGTTTGTCGTTGTATTGCTTGAAATGATCGGCATCGATATAGAGAACGGAGAGGCAACTCTGCGTGCGCTGTAGCCTCTCCCATTCTGCTTCCAGCACCTCGTCGAGCGCGCGGCGGTTCTTGAGCCCCGTGAGCGAGTCGGTTTGCGTGAGTTCCGTCAGGCGGCCTTCGGCGAGCGCGCGGTCGCGCAGCGCAAATGCCAGCAACCAGACCACCGCGCAAAAGGCGAAACTGATCGCGCAAGCGGACGTGCCTACGATCCACGAAAGCGTCTTCCATGAGGCGAGCACGTCGTTGAGCGCCGGCGCGACGACCGCAATCAGCGGCGTACCGGGCACGCGTTGAAACGTGTAAAGTCTCAGCACGCCGTCGGCCGGCGAACGCGCCGCATAGAAGCCGGAATCCTGGTTCACCATGCGCGGAAACGTCTGCGATTTACTGAAGTTCGGTGCAATTGCCAGTCGTATATAAGGATTCCTTGCTACAAGTGTGCCGTCGGTCCGAACGATTGCCGTGACACCGCCTGGGCCGACGTTCAGCCCGTCGAGCAGGCGGCTGAAGTACGCCACGTCGATGGCGACCAGCGCCACGCCCTTGAAAGAGCCGTCGGCGTTGTTCATCCGTCTGCTCAGTGCCAAGGCTTCCACACCCTCGCGCGAGCGCGCCCGATACACGGCGGAAACATACAGGCCCGCGTTCGCCGACTGGCGATGTACGAGGAAGTAATCGCGGTCGCTGAAGTCCCAGTGATGCGTGCTCGAACAGCACCCGTCCATCAACTGCCCGTGTTCGTTGGTCACGCCCATGCCCGTCACGTATTGCGAAGTTGCGGTACGGTTGAACAGCAGTTCGTGCCGCACGTCCGCGTTCATATGTTGAACGGCCGGCTTGTCAAGAGCGGCGATAAGCGTCCTTAACGATTGATCCGAGGATTCGACGGTGTGGGAGATATTGCTCGACAATACCGCGGCAACGTTCCTGGATGTCTCGTGGGCGTGGCGAATCGCTGTGTCGCGCGCGGCAACAAGTGTTAGCAGGCTCACGCCCAGAACAGCCGCCGCAAGCAGTGTGCCGAGCGCGCCCACGATGCACGGACGACGGCCCGCGATAACGGCCGCGCGCCTGACAAAGTTTGGGAACACGTGATTTTTTGTGGGGTGTCGCTTTTTAGCGCGTCGACGCTTGTGCGACATGGTTGCGCAGGATAACGACAGTAGTATCGGCAAACGGAACGAAAAATTGAGAGCTTTGAGCGGTTTTTTCAGTCAAAGCCCGCTCCGTCCGCTGGACGGCCTTTGGCGACAATGGCCTGTCGACCGCTGTCAGACAGTTGACAGGCACGTTGCCGCCTTTGGTGCCGTCGTAGCCTCGAATGTCGGGTGCCGATGCGGGTGACGCGGCTAGTCACGCGGATCGCGTTAGACGGCGGCCCTCTCGATCGGCGCAGAAGCGAAAGTCGCAATCACATCCGATGCGAGAATCATGCGACGCCAGTTCGCCGGGACGAGCGTCATGCTGCGGCGAGGGCGGAATACTTCGTCACCACGCATGATGGGGCGCCCCGAGAGCGCGCAAAAACCGTCATCCCGTGCCAGACCCAGACGCCAGATCTGCTCTGCGTAATGTCCCGTCTGGGAATCGCTCCACGAGATACTGAGCGTGTGAGCCGATAGTATTTCCTGCACGACAATCCGGGCTGGCAGCGGGATCCATTCGGCCTGGTGATTTTTTCGCGCAGCCGGCAATCGCTCCCGTCGCATCTTCTCCTTGAACGAGGTTTCCACTGGCGGAGTCAGGAAAAGAGGCGTCGGACAAAGCAAACTTAGCAGCGCCCGCTCGATAATCTGGCCGTCGTCCGACGGTAATGCCGCTTTAGACGTTGGCATTTTCATTCGATAAAACTGCCGGTGGTTGATAACGTGTTGGCAAACAGCGCGGGAGTCCCAGCTGATCAATGTCGAGGGTTCTGTTGACGCGATCATCTTTTGTACATCCGGGCGGCCTGAGTCTCTCCGGCACTGCACTTTTGATTGACGAACAAATTTCCGCAAATACGCCATGTATTAACGAAACTTTCACACGATACTGATTCGAAACTGTTATCGACCGTCTAAAACAGATTCTGGCTAAAGCAATAGCGGCATTTACCTGTTCGAACGCGGTTCATAAGCGCTTATCATCCACGCCACACGCATTTTTTTACAACGACATTTATACTCACTTTTTCGGACATGACGGCTGGTGGAATTAATGCATCGAATTGGCTACTTCTTGACGGATGACTTTCAGGTCATGGCCATTGGGACCCAGACGGTGTTCGAAATCGCCAACGTCGTCGCGCGCGAACCTGTTTATCACGTGACGAATTACTCGCTCGAGGGTGGAGAAATTCGCTCGTCGCTCGGTGTCTCTGTCATCACAAAGCGGGCCGATTCGAACGCGACGGCAGACACATGGATGATCAGCGGCGTGGCCAATCCAACCGGCCGCATCACGACCGCTGAAGAACTCAGGTTCATCAGCGACGCGTCCGCACGATCGCGGCGCACGGCAGGCCTTTGTACGGGCGCGTTCGTTCTGGCTGAAGCCGGCCTTCTCGACGGCAAGCGCGCAACCACGCACTGGGCGTTCGCAGACGCCTTGCAAGCACGCTGGCCACGCATTCAGGTCGAAGCCGACCGCATCTTTATTGTCGATGGCGCGATATGGACGTCAGCGGGATTGACGGCGGCGATGGACCTGGCGCTTGGCCTGGTGGAGAAGGATCTCGGCGCCGACTTCGCGATATCGGTGGCGCGTGCGATGGTCATGCCTCATCGACGCTCAGGCGGACAGTCGCAGCACTCTCAAATGTTGGCGCTTGCACCGAAGTCGGATCGAATCCAGATGGCGCTTGAACATGCACGCGTCAATCTGTCCAAACCCCTGCGCGTCGACGATCTCGCCAAGGCGGCACATCTGAGCAGCCGACAATTCACGCGTATTTTTCTTTCCGAAACGGGCGAATCTCCCGCCAAGGCAATCGAGCGCCTGCGTCTGGAAGCGGCGAGAAACCTGATCGAGCGTGGCCGTCATTCGCTTGAAACCATTGCTCGAGAAACAGGGTTTCGTGACAGGCGTCACCTCAGGGACGTTTTTACCCGGGCCTATCAAATGACTCCGCAGTCGTTGAGGCGAGAGTCTCGTAATGTGACCGACAATGAACGCCTGATCGACGATTAATACATTGATGGCGTATCGCCCCGGGTACCGCCCTGATCGTTTATTGCGTTATTGCGCCGCCCGACATTCAACGCCGTACAGGTCATCTCCGCAGCAGGAATGTCTTAAAACATGACCTTAAACGTCATTTGAGTTGCTGGCCTTCAGCACCACAATTCACTCCCACACAATCGTCGATACGGAGTGACATGATGACGCAAGCAAATCTGGGCACAGCGCTGATTACAGGCGCATCATCGGGCATCGGTGCGGTGTATGCCGAACGCCTCGCGCGGCGCGGCTACGAACTCATACTCGTTGCCCGCAATCGTGAGCGCCTCGCCGCGCTCGCGAGCCGCATCACGACACAAACACAACGCAGCGTTGAAATTCTTGCCGCAGACCTTGGCACCAGGGACGGCCTTTCGATCGTAGAAGCGAAGCTAAAGCAGGACGCGACGATCACCTTGCTGGTGAATAACGCGGGCGTCGGCACCCACACGCCGCTTGCGGACAGTGACGTCGATGCGATGTCGCGCATGATCGATCTCAACGTGACGGCCCTGATGCGCCTCACCTACGCCGCCGTACCCGGCTTTCTGGCGCGCAGCAAAGGAGCCGTCATCAATATCTCGTCCATCGTCGCCATTGCGCCGGAAGCGCTCAATGGCGTCTATGGCGGCAGCAAGGCGTTCGTGCTGGCATTCAGCCAATCGCTGCATCACGAGTTGGCCAGCAAAGGCATTCGGATCCAGGCCGTTCTGCCGGGCGCGACAGCGACCGATTTCTGGCAGACGGGTGGCCTGCCGCTGGAAAATCTCGACAAGTCGATCGTGATGTCCGCTGAAAACATGGTCGATGCCGCGCTGGTCGGGTTTGACCGGGGCGAGCTCGTGACGATTCCTTCGCTACATGACATCGTGAAATGGGACGGATACGAAAGCGCGCGGCGTGCGATGTCTTCCCTGTTGTCGACCAACGTTCCGGCGCCGCGCTACACGGCCACGCATTGAGATTCACCTCGGATACTGAACTGATCGCGAAGTATCCGACGCGTCAATCTGAAGTAGCGGGAATGGCCGAACTGCAGACGACAGCCTCAAAGCCAGTTCTTCAAGAAGAGAACGCCATTACGCGACGACGTTCGGTCATCCACGCCGAAGTACCGGAACCGCAATACGAACGCAGTGCGCCTGCCCCGGCGGCCGCACTGTGTTGGTTCGGTTCCTGTCATCCTTTGCCCAGCGGCGGCCGGCTGGGGAACCCGGCCATGTTGCTCAACTGAGCCAGTTCATTTGCAGCCTCGCGCAGCAGGACCGAGTACTCGTGGATCTTCCCGGCGGTCAACCGCACCCGTGGCCCGGCCAGACTGATCACGCCGACGCAGCGCGAGCCACTGATGACGGGCACGGCGACCGCTGACATACGCGGCGCAAACACCTCGTCGATCATCGCGTAACCACGCACACGCGCAGCTTGCAGGAACCCCAACAGCGCTTTGACCGTCGTCGGCGCGTTGGGTCCGAACTCGTTCGGCTGTCCAAAGCCCTGCTTCAGAACGAGC from Paraburkholderia caribensis includes:
- a CDS encoding ABC transporter substrate-binding protein, yielding MKKFPMLAVSAILCAAFSTGVFAAGGEIAVIVKTVNSNYWQNVQKGANAALADAKGYTMTFQGPAAESDITDEVNMVVNAVNRHVAGIVLAPSDPDALVPAIKQAWNAHIPVVIIDSAIADSGKPYYQSFLTTDNEKAGELCAKALIDRVGQTGKIAIMSYVPGAGSEVSRVGGFRKYIESHSKLQIVGPYYSQSQMAMALNQTTDVLSANPDLKGIFGANEPTAVGVGRALKQSGKAGKLIAIGFDGNEDLQGFVRDGTVQAIAVQGSWQMGHKGIETVVGVIEHKPVPKLVDTGVVMVDKQNLDSPQAKNVLY
- a CDS encoding zinc-binding alcohol dehydrogenase family protein; this translates as MLSVICESPRVLRAHQSDVPERKPGEVLLRVSRVGICGTDLHIFTGNQPYLEYPRVMGHELSGVVVEADGDAGLAVGDGVYVMPYLSCGTCVACRQGKTNCCVNIKVLGVHRDGAMTEYLSVPAQFVHKAEGVSLDQAAMLEFLAIGAHAVRRANVQAGQRVLVVGAGPIGMAAMIFAKLRGGNVVCLDTRADRLSFCSSQLHISAAVSVGPDDTAQLSSLTNGEFFDVVFDATGNIDAMNRGFGFVAHGGTYTLISIVPGQVNFSDPEFHKRETTLLASRNATAADFEIVLEAMRAGQIPDRALNTHRMRLADVPEAFPRLLEPGQTVVKALVEC
- a CDS encoding mannitol dehydrogenase family protein, translating into MSAPILQFGTSRFLLAHVALFVSEALERGDAIGGVSVVQTTANPASRARIAALSHADHYPVHIRGREAAGVVDRVVECRAVRNAWATDTDWAAIRRAMIDDVRVIVSNTGDAGYQLDERDTADLLSNDALVPHSFPAKLLTLLNARWRERPQDGVSIYPCELVDRNGDALRDIVLGLARQWLLPELFIRYLQEHCVWVNSLVDRIVSAPIDPVGAIAEPYALWAIERRVGMDLPCAHEQIVITDDLRRYARLKLFFLNLGHTWLADQWLGENRALQETVLQAMNTPRVRSGLETVWHDEVLPVFSAMGLQNEAETYIDSVRERFLNPFLAHRLSDIAANHREKIRRRILPLVEMADSQSLPLTQPRLRRLLVANNLLLDGEEVSRSS
- a CDS encoding GGDEF domain-containing protein; the encoded protein is MFPNFVRRAAVIAGRRPCIVGALGTLLAAAVLGVSLLTLVAARDTAIRHAHETSRNVAAVLSSNISHTVESSDQSLRTLIAALDKPAVQHMNADVRHELLFNRTATSQYVTGMGVTNEHGQLMDGCCSSTHHWDFSDRDYFLVHRQSANAGLYVSAVYRARSREGVEALALSRRMNNADGSFKGVALVAIDVAYFSRLLDGLNVGPGGVTAIVRTDGTLVARNPYIRLAIAPNFSKSQTFPRMVNQDSGFYAARSPADGVLRLYTFQRVPGTPLIAVVAPALNDVLASWKTLSWIVGTSACAISFAFCAVVWLLAFALRDRALAEGRLTELTQTDSLTGLKNRRALDEVLEAEWERLQRTQSCLSVLYIDADHFKQYNDKHGHAEGDKALKHLAGCIAQRVRRRSDCAARYGGEEFVAVLPDTDAANALRVAEGVRETLEASWREAGTAGLHPFTVSVGCATGRRGCPTTLDELTKAADLALYEAKRAGRNCVRAAAIAHA
- a CDS encoding DUF3331 domain-containing protein yields the protein MIASTEPSTLISWDSRAVCQHVINHRQFYRMKMPTSKAALPSDDGQIIERALLSLLCPTPLFLTPPVETSFKEKMRRERLPAARKNHQAEWIPLPARIVVQEILSAHTLSISWSDSQTGHYAEQIWRLGLARDDGFCALSGRPIMRGDEVFRPRRSMTLVPANWRRMILASDVIATFASAPIERAAV
- a CDS encoding GlxA family transcriptional regulator — protein: MHRIGYFLTDDFQVMAIGTQTVFEIANVVAREPVYHVTNYSLEGGEIRSSLGVSVITKRADSNATADTWMISGVANPTGRITTAEELRFISDASARSRRTAGLCTGAFVLAEAGLLDGKRATTHWAFADALQARWPRIQVEADRIFIVDGAIWTSAGLTAAMDLALGLVEKDLGADFAISVARAMVMPHRRSGGQSQHSQMLALAPKSDRIQMALEHARVNLSKPLRVDDLAKAAHLSSRQFTRIFLSETGESPAKAIERLRLEAARNLIERGRHSLETIARETGFRDRRHLRDVFTRAYQMTPQSLRRESRNVTDNERLIDD
- a CDS encoding SDR family NAD(P)-dependent oxidoreductase — protein: MTQANLGTALITGASSGIGAVYAERLARRGYELILVARNRERLAALASRITTQTQRSVEILAADLGTRDGLSIVEAKLKQDATITLLVNNAGVGTHTPLADSDVDAMSRMIDLNVTALMRLTYAAVPGFLARSKGAVINISSIVAIAPEALNGVYGGSKAFVLAFSQSLHHELASKGIRIQAVLPGATATDFWQTGGLPLENLDKSIVMSAENMVDAALVGFDRGELVTIPSLHDIVKWDGYESARRAMSSLLSTNVPAPRYTATH